One window of the Pseudofrankia sp. DC12 genome contains the following:
- a CDS encoding response regulator transcription factor translates to MPPGSPETEDTALDDGRPASVTVAAVDDHPIVLEGLATALRQLPGIDVIATASSVRDLLAGPGRQADVVLLDLGLGDGSSPPETIRHLIDLGMSVAVYSATADPATVRAAIRAGAAAFVAKTDQLADVAEAVRRTADGTGWISPPLAFLLLTDDAPDRPALSPQETQALQFYAAGLSMKAVASRMGIAPETAKQYIDRVRKKYRDAGRVAASKIDLLRRAMEDGLIDPSATDPPV, encoded by the coding sequence GTGCCACCCGGATCACCGGAGACCGAAGACACCGCGCTCGACGACGGAAGACCCGCCTCCGTCACCGTCGCGGCGGTAGACGACCACCCGATCGTCCTGGAGGGCCTCGCGACAGCGCTGCGCCAGCTGCCCGGGATCGACGTGATCGCGACCGCGTCGTCGGTCCGGGACCTGCTGGCCGGACCGGGCCGTCAGGCGGACGTGGTGCTGCTGGATCTCGGCCTCGGCGACGGAAGCAGCCCGCCCGAGACGATTCGTCACCTCATCGACCTGGGAATGTCCGTGGCCGTCTACAGCGCGACCGCTGACCCGGCGACGGTCCGTGCCGCGATCAGGGCCGGAGCGGCGGCGTTCGTGGCGAAGACCGACCAGCTGGCCGACGTCGCCGAGGCGGTCCGCAGAACCGCCGACGGAACCGGCTGGATCTCGCCGCCGCTGGCCTTCCTGCTGCTCACCGACGACGCCCCGGACCGTCCGGCCCTGTCGCCGCAGGAGACCCAGGCGCTCCAGTTCTATGCGGCCGGGCTGTCGATGAAGGCGGTCGCCAGCCGGATGGGCATCGCCCCGGAGACAGCGAAACAGTACATCGACCGCGTCCGCAAGAAGTACCGCGACGCGGGCCGGGTCGCCGCCAGCAAGATCGATCTTCTGCGCCGGGCCATGGAGGACGGGCTCATCGACCCGTCGGCCACCGACCCACCGGTCTGA
- a CDS encoding MBL fold metallo-hydrolase, which produces MEDRPGFLSDRRSRSERLYFRQLLSGRDFAVGDPIARQMVNFCYLIGDRETGEAVIVDPAYAAEELLGILGADGMRLVGMLATHHHPDHVGGTMMGFSLAGIREVLARVQAPVHVNKNEAEFVRRVTEVSASDLVEHDHDDTVDVGAIPVRLLHTPGHTPGSQCFLVDNRLVAGDTLFLDGCGRTDFPGGSPAQMYDSLQRLAALPDDPVVYPGHFYSPPRDSAAMSDVTQTNMVYRPRTREQWLLYFGG; this is translated from the coding sequence ATGGAAGACCGTCCAGGGTTCCTCTCAGATCGGCGAAGCCGATCTGAGAGGTTGTATTTCCGCCAGCTGCTGTCGGGCCGGGACTTCGCCGTCGGTGACCCCATCGCGAGGCAGATGGTCAACTTCTGCTACCTGATCGGCGACCGGGAGACCGGCGAGGCCGTCATCGTCGACCCCGCGTACGCCGCCGAGGAGCTGCTCGGGATCCTCGGGGCCGACGGGATGCGGCTCGTCGGGATGCTGGCCACGCACCATCACCCCGACCACGTCGGCGGGACGATGATGGGCTTCTCGCTGGCCGGGATCCGGGAGGTGCTGGCAAGGGTGCAGGCGCCGGTGCACGTCAACAAGAACGAGGCCGAGTTCGTCCGCCGGGTCACCGAGGTGTCCGCCTCCGACCTCGTCGAGCACGACCACGACGACACCGTCGACGTCGGCGCGATCCCGGTCCGGCTGCTGCACACTCCGGGCCACACCCCGGGCAGCCAGTGCTTCCTCGTCGACAACCGGCTCGTCGCCGGCGACACGCTCTTCCTCGACGGGTGCGGCCGGACCGACTTCCCCGGCGGCAGCCCGGCCCAGATGTACGACAGCCTGCAGCGGCTGGCCGCGCTCCCGGACGACCCGGTCGTCTATCCCGGCCATTTCTACTCGCCGCCGCGCGACAGCGCCGCCATGTCGGACGTGACGCAGACGAACATGGTCTACCGCCCGCGCACCCGCGAGCAGTGGCTGCTGTACTTCGGCGGCTGA